A stretch of the Bacillus sp. B-jedd genome encodes the following:
- a CDS encoding MMPL family transporter has product MIRNLVQSAGGKRGRWATVFIWITALLILNFSFPQANSQKTETAGELRSDSPSQQANKIAGKEFPSDKGTPALLTFHHKSGLNMEDLESIQGLVKTLNENPASGQDSIPPLHQMPPQALMGMMSKDGTTLIVPVSFKEKITPEELEKGIGDLEETIKDAFSANPLKTKMSEDDKLLVRITGPAGIALDANKLFGQGDLKLLFGTVAIVLILLLLIYRSPILALVPLVGVGIAYGITSPLLGWIGKNGWAEFDSQGLSIMTVLLFGAGTDYCLFLISSYRHKLEKVENKFTAMKQAITNSSGAIAMSGLTVVFSLLVLLLAKYGSIHRFAIPFSLSIFIMMAASLTLVPALLSILGRGSFYPFVPRTEEMKRERAEWKGKPYTQKEKRESFGLKLGGMIGRHPWLIIIATTIFLGAFALFSTKIQYTYDTLSSFPKDMPSREGFTLISDHYSPGDLAPVHVIADTEGKQENIKQSLEKLSYVASVTGPEEGAINQDIRRYEVKLAINPYSNEAMDHIPDIKARTGEELKSAGIADTEGKVWIGGMTSEQFDTRKTTTKDSDIIMPVILAMIAILLLVYLRSITATAYLIGTVVLSYFSALGLGWAVLHYGFGVDAIQGFIPLYAFVFIVALGEDYNIFMVSGIWKKCRQMPLRQAVKEGVAESGAVITSAGLILAGTFTVLTTLPIQILVHFGTITAIGILLDTFIVRPFLVPAITVVLGKWAFWPAKTNMEAVAGQKEKQMGTS; this is encoded by the coding sequence ATGATTAGGAACTTAGTACAGTCAGCCGGAGGTAAAAGAGGCCGTTGGGCCACGGTATTTATTTGGATTACAGCTCTTTTAATTTTGAATTTCTCCTTTCCTCAGGCAAATTCTCAAAAGACGGAAACAGCCGGGGAGCTGAGGAGTGATTCCCCTTCCCAGCAGGCAAACAAAATTGCAGGGAAGGAATTCCCCTCAGACAAGGGGACTCCGGCGCTATTAACCTTCCATCATAAAAGCGGATTGAATATGGAGGATTTGGAGTCTATTCAGGGCTTAGTCAAAACCTTAAACGAAAATCCGGCAAGCGGCCAGGACAGCATCCCTCCATTGCATCAGATGCCACCGCAGGCGTTGATGGGGATGATGTCAAAGGACGGCACCACTCTCATTGTTCCAGTGTCATTCAAGGAGAAAATCACTCCCGAGGAGCTTGAAAAAGGGATTGGGGATCTTGAGGAAACTATCAAGGACGCTTTCTCAGCAAATCCGCTGAAGACAAAAATGAGCGAGGATGATAAGCTCCTTGTCCGCATAACCGGTCCTGCAGGCATAGCGCTTGATGCTAATAAGCTTTTTGGGCAGGGGGATTTAAAACTATTGTTCGGGACCGTGGCAATTGTATTGATCCTTCTCCTGCTTATCTATCGCTCTCCTATTCTTGCGCTTGTGCCGCTCGTTGGTGTAGGCATCGCGTACGGAATTACAAGCCCGCTTCTTGGCTGGATAGGCAAGAACGGCTGGGCGGAATTCGACAGCCAGGGACTTTCCATCATGACTGTCCTTCTTTTCGGAGCGGGAACAGATTATTGCCTGTTCCTAATCTCAAGCTACCGCCACAAGCTTGAAAAAGTAGAAAATAAATTTACAGCAATGAAACAGGCCATTACCAATTCATCAGGAGCAATTGCGATGAGCGGCCTTACCGTTGTCTTTTCTCTGCTGGTTCTGCTCTTGGCAAAATACGGCTCGATCCATCGCTTTGCAATTCCGTTCAGTTTATCGATTTTCATCATGATGGCTGCAAGCCTTACACTCGTCCCTGCACTCCTTAGCATTCTCGGTCGAGGTTCCTTTTATCCTTTCGTCCCGAGAACCGAAGAGATGAAAAGGGAGCGCGCTGAGTGGAAAGGTAAACCATACACGCAAAAGGAAAAAAGAGAAAGTTTCGGTCTGAAGCTGGGCGGAATGATTGGCAGGCACCCTTGGCTAATCATCATTGCGACTACGATTTTCCTTGGGGCATTTGCGTTATTTTCAACAAAAATCCAATACACCTACGATACGTTATCATCCTTTCCGAAAGATATGCCATCCAGGGAAGGATTCACTCTAATCTCGGACCACTACAGCCCGGGTGACCTTGCCCCTGTCCATGTAATTGCCGATACAGAGGGAAAACAGGAAAATATTAAACAGTCGCTGGAGAAGCTTTCTTATGTCGCCAGTGTCACCGGACCGGAAGAAGGCGCAATAAATCAGGATATCCGTCGATATGAGGTTAAACTGGCCATCAATCCTTACTCCAATGAAGCCATGGACCATATCCCCGATATTAAAGCCCGGACTGGAGAAGAACTGAAAAGTGCGGGAATTGCCGATACGGAAGGAAAAGTGTGGATTGGCGGTATGACATCAGAGCAATTCGATACCCGCAAAACCACCACGAAGGACAGTGACATCATCATGCCTGTCATTCTCGCGATGATTGCGATCCTGCTCCTCGTTTATTTGCGGTCAATAACCGCAACCGCCTATTTGATCGGAACCGTGGTCCTCTCCTATTTCAGCGCGCTTGGTTTAGGATGGGCTGTCCTCCATTACGGGTTCGGAGTCGATGCCATTCAGGGATTCATCCCCTTGTACGCCTTCGTCTTCATTGTGGCGCTAGGAGAAGACTATAATATCTTCATGGTTTCGGGGATATGGAAGAAATGCCGGCAAATGCCTCTCCGGCAAGCTGTTAAGGAAGGCGTCGCCGAGTCTGGCGCGGTCATTACTTCCGCCGGGCTTATCCTTGCCGGAACGTTTACTGTCCTGACGACTTTGCCTATCCAGATTCTCGTCCATTTTGGAACGATCACTGCAATCGGCATCTTGCTGGATACATTCATCGTCCGGCCTTTCCTGGTGCCTGCCATCACCGTAGTGCTTGGAAAGTGGGCCTTCTGGCCAGCCAAAACGAATATGGAAGCCGTTGCAGGACAAAAAGAAAAACAAATGGGAACATCATGA
- a CDS encoding YhcN/YlaJ family sporulation lipoprotein — MLAIEITQTNSRTTNKGVRLVKRSSTVLLSAILLFGLAGCGTNDNGKNRIQTNQARINNAGDQQQLRVSDRAARAVERLDEIDRAHVIISNNNAYVAVRTNNNNGKNGKGGIYNDNGRNNGNGDFLENGRVNQKGNDGIINGKGDAGNKNNGRNNNAGTFGNRDNNAGTYGVGNGSMNGNTGTYGAGNGAGSGFRDFGYGTGETVGYGAGDGMAGGLGNNNANYNNGRDGRVTGFSNDNNRINNTNRDIVSDPNYTGVSTKFEQKIADQVRKADPSIHRVYISFNPDFYNRMNGYATDINDGRNRPGLFNDFTGTMNGIFGR; from the coding sequence ATACTCGCGATTGAAATCACACAAACTAACTCCCGAACAACTAATAAAGGAGTGAGGCTTGTGAAAAGGAGTTCTACAGTATTGCTTTCAGCAATTTTGCTCTTCGGATTGGCTGGCTGCGGCACTAACGATAATGGCAAAAACAGAATCCAGACCAATCAGGCAAGGATAAACAACGCAGGTGACCAGCAGCAGCTGAGAGTGTCCGACCGGGCAGCAAGGGCGGTTGAGCGTCTTGATGAGATTGACAGGGCTCATGTTATTATTTCCAACAACAATGCCTATGTTGCGGTCAGGACGAATAACAATAACGGCAAGAATGGAAAAGGCGGCATATACAACGATAATGGCCGGAATAACGGCAATGGCGATTTTCTTGAAAATGGGAGAGTCAACCAAAAAGGCAATGACGGCATCATAAACGGGAAAGGCGATGCAGGGAACAAAAATAATGGCCGCAACAATAATGCCGGGACCTTTGGAAACCGCGATAACAATGCGGGGACTTATGGAGTGGGTAACGGCTCTATGAATGGGAATACCGGAACTTACGGAGCTGGAAACGGAGCCGGGAGCGGTTTCCGTGATTTCGGTTACGGTACTGGCGAGACAGTTGGCTATGGAGCTGGAGATGGAATGGCCGGCGGGTTAGGGAATAATAACGCCAACTATAATAATGGCCGGGATGGCCGTGTTACCGGATTCAGTAATGATAACAACAGAATAAATAACACTAACAGGGATATTGTGAGCGATCCGAACTATACGGGAGTATCCACCAAGTTCGAACAGAAAATTGCCGATCAGGTAAGGAAGGCTGACCCGAGTATCCATCGAGTTTATATTTCCTTTAACCCTGATTTCTACAATAGGATGAATGGTTATGCCACCGATATCAATGATGGCCGGAATCGCCCGGGGCTTTTCAATGACTTTACGGGAACGATGAACGGTATTTTCGGAAGGTAA
- a CDS encoding DMT family transporter, which yields MKTEQLALPSVRGKGVALVLIGATLWGISGTVAQYLFQRQGISPAWLVDIRLLISGSILLVMAGMKDPKRIMDIWKTKHGAVSLLLFSILGMLAVQYTYFAAIDHSNAAAATVLQYLAPVMIAGYMAIRSKKLPTRWQFAAIFLALLGTLLLVTKGNIGTLSISGLAVFWGIASAVALAFYTLQPRGLLARWGSVTVTGWGMVVGGLSFSFVHPPWLFVGTVSFQSLFAVAFVVIFGTLIAFYCYLESLKYISASETSLLASVEPLSAALVSVLWLGVPFGFEEWLGTFCIISTIFILAKKAS from the coding sequence GTGAAGACAGAACAACTGGCATTGCCCAGTGTAAGAGGGAAGGGTGTAGCGCTCGTACTGATTGGAGCGACATTGTGGGGGATATCAGGAACCGTGGCCCAATATCTGTTTCAACGGCAGGGAATCAGCCCTGCTTGGCTTGTCGATATCAGGCTTTTGATTTCCGGTTCAATCTTGCTGGTGATGGCGGGAATGAAGGACCCAAAGAGGATAATGGATATTTGGAAAACGAAACATGGCGCAGTCAGCTTGCTTTTGTTCAGCATTCTCGGCATGCTGGCGGTTCAATACACTTATTTCGCGGCGATTGATCACTCGAACGCTGCGGCGGCGACTGTCCTTCAATACCTCGCACCGGTAATGATTGCTGGTTATATGGCGATTCGCTCAAAAAAACTGCCGACACGCTGGCAGTTTGCAGCAATTTTTCTGGCGTTATTGGGAACGCTTCTCCTTGTGACCAAAGGCAATATTGGCACCTTATCGATATCCGGACTGGCTGTTTTTTGGGGAATTGCTTCAGCTGTTGCACTGGCTTTTTACACCCTGCAGCCTAGAGGCCTTTTGGCCAGATGGGGATCAGTCACTGTAACAGGCTGGGGAATGGTTGTCGGTGGACTAAGTTTCAGTTTTGTCCATCCGCCATGGCTCTTCGTGGGTACTGTTTCTTTTCAATCGCTTTTCGCAGTTGCATTTGTTGTTATTTTTGGCACCCTGATCGCTTTTTACTGTTATCTTGAAAGCCTGAAGTACATAAGCGCGTCGGAGACAAGCCTGCTCGCATCGGTAGAGCCATTATCGGCAGCATTGGTTTCTGTCCTTTGGCTGGGCGTCCCTTTCGGATTTGAGGAATGGCTTGGTACATTTTGCATTATCAGCACCATTTTTATTCTCGCAAAAAAGGCCTCCTAG